The following is a genomic window from Pseudothermotoga thermarum DSM 5069.
ATCCAAACTCAGAGAGCAACTTACCTTGGGCTAGCGTAAAACTCCCAAAAGCAGCTGTTGTTGTGAACGAGCTTAAAGAAATCGAATGTAACGTTTTTGATATCAAATTTTTTTCCTTTCTTTCAATAGCAAAAGTAGCATGTACGAACCCATCCACACCTATTCCTGTTAATACTGGAAATATCAACAACGTGAGAAAAGTTGTATGAAATCCCAGAATTTTTCCAATTCCAAAAGTTGTGATGATTGAAAGAAGTAACAATGTTGTTATAAAAAGAGCTTTGCGCAAAGAGCGTAGCGTTAAAAGAACCGCTGCGAAAACTCCTAGAAAAACCAAGATCCCAAGGAAATAGATCGTTTTTTTCATTTCCTTCATAACTTCATACAACAAAGCTGGATACCCATAAACTTTGACATTGTTTTGCTCAAAGTAGTTGAAAACATTTTTAAGACGGTTGGCTTGATATATGTTTTCGATACCATCGGTGTAAAGAACAAAGTACGATTTGCCGTTTTGTTCGTAGAAGACCATGGGAACATCTTTTTTCAATTCCATCACAATGTCTTCCAAGTTGTTTGTACTTCTTACAAATCTAAGCATTTCAAGTAGCTGAGGATAAATCCCTACTCTGTGAAAAATCGCCGACAAGAAAGGATTGTTGACAATTTGGAAAACTTGTCGATAAACTTCTGGAAGGTCCTCTAGGGTCTTGTTTGAAGCAAGCTCTAAAATGTTTAAAACCGATAAAGGTTCAACTAAAAATCCTGAATTTTTTACTATTCCTTCCAGCCTTTTAAGATCTTCTAGATTGTCTGCGAGCAAACATATTTCACCAAGTCCAACTTTTTGAAAACTTTGTTTCACTTTGTTAAACGCAATGGCTGATTCCGCTTTGTCGGACACAAGACCAGAAGGTGTATACCAATAGTTCGACAAATTTTGAATTCCCAAGGGTATGAAAATTATCAAAGCAATAAGCATTGATATTTTGAAGATTCTTCTAAGTTTATTGTTGAAGATGAAATTACCTAGCAATTTTCTTCTTGTTTCTTTGAACTGTACTTTTAAAGTTAAAATCAACGCTGGTAGAAAGAGCATCATTGTTAAATAGAAACTCACCATTCCAAAAATTGCAAAAATAGCCATTTGAACGAATGGTTTTGACAAGCCTAAAAACATCGAGCCAAATGCCCCTATGGTTGTCAACAGGGCCACGATAGAAGGTTTTGCTAATTCGTTCAAAGCCGCAGATACGCTGCTTTCATCCACTCTTTTTTCACTTGAGAAGAAGGCTATTCTCGAAATAACGTAAATCCCATAGTCAATTCCAAGACCAAGCAGCATCGCATTCACAAAAGAGGTAACGATGTTTATTTCACCAAGGACCAAGTTTACAAAACCAAGAGTTATTAGCATAGCTACTATCATCGATATAAACAAAAGCACCAAAACAGCAAAACTTCCAAATCCAGCGAGAATAATCGCACAAATTCCTCCAAGTGAAATCATCGTTGTAAGGGCAAAATCTTTTTTGACCTGCTGGTTCGATTCATACACACCAGCTGGAGTTCCTGTGAACAAGAATTTGGTCGACCATTGTTTCTCAAGATTTGATGCTATTTTCTTTAGCTCCGCAACAACTTTGTTCATTACACTTATATTTGTAAAATCATCTTTTAAGACAAAATTTATCAGTGCGATCTCTTTGTCGGGAGAAATCAGCACGTATTTTTCTATATCAGATCTTCTTGCGTAATCAGAGATGAGATTATAAGCCGAAGCGGATGAGGCCACAATTTTTCGCCATTCTTCGAAATCCAAAAAGTTTCCGAGAGAAGGATCAAATGTGGAAAATATTTTGTCAAAATTGCTTGCCTCAACCGTCAAAAAACCGTATTTGATGAAAATCTCAGGGTCATCAACCTTCATTGTTTCTTGAATGTAACCACTTGATTCAAAAGCTTCTTTTAGTTCGGCCAGAATTTTCAAAGTTTTTTCTACATCTCCATTTGCATATGTAACTACCACCAAAACATTTGATGACATTTTTTCTTTTAAAAAATCCAGCTGCTCGGTGTAGAAATTTTCGCCTTTTGGAGCTAAACTTGCCAAATTTGAATCAACTGAAAATTTTGCGAAGGCAAAATATCCTAGAACAATTGCAAGAGATGAGAATATTACAACTATTAAACGGTGATATTTTACCACAATAGCGCTCAAAGCCAACGTCTCACCACCATTGATACAAGAACAAGTCCTATGGCTCTATATGATACAAAATACAAACCGAATCTTTTTAAGGATAAAAGAATACTGTGAACAAAACATACTTCCAACGCCATGCTAGGAGGTAGCCCAGCGATTTTCAATATTCGGTAGTACACTGGAAAAAGCAAATAAGGCGAAAAATGCAAAGGAACTTCCAGCGATTTCTTTTTATCCTTTTCGAAAATGTAAGTCAAACCACATAAAGTTATCATGTAAAGAAAGACAAAAAGGTTAAACTCACAGAACTTTAAAAAGACATTGGTATTAAGCACAACGTATCTCACTTTGTCTATCAAACCAAACCAAACTGTTGTTGAAAGTAGAAATGGAACCAACAGAGTCAAAGGTCCTGAGTTTTTACTTATTGCGTTTTGTGAAAAAAACACCGAAATGACTTTCATTTTTGGTTCACCACTTGGATTGAATACTTGTTTGCGAACATTTTCAAAGGTTCAAGTAAATCAACTTTTGAATTGCGGTTGATTGTTACTTGGTCTCCTTTCAATGCTTTGAGTAAAACATCAGCTATATCACTTGGGTTATTCAAAATTTGCCCATCGTTTGACAGAATAATGCTGCATCTATAAGTAAAAACATTCGTTTTGTATTTGAACGAACTACCGGTGATGAAAGTTTTTTCATCGATTTTCAAATAAGTGATTTGCTCTGGTACTTTGATGCCTTGCTTTTTCTGAACCTTCAGCTTAATTTCTTCGTACGCTTTCAACGATCTTGTTTCGAAAACGACTTCCTTTCCTGCCGAGGTCAACATTATATCAAATTCAAAGTTCAGCAGTTCTGAGTAAAAAAATAGATTTTCTACTACATTTTTTGCCATTGCTAGCAAATTTGCCACAGGCGAAACAACCATCACTTTTGGGAATGGCTGTACGGTGACAGAAGAGACCCTACCATATGCTTGGTTCAAAAAAACCAAGCTGAGGACAGTGCATATTATGAAAATCAAAACAGCCATTCCCGTTAACGTCATTTAATCATCTCCAAAAGAACTTCCAAGCCTTTTACAATGAATGGATCATTCATGTCTATTTCAACCGTTTTCTTGGTGTAGTCAACGGCAGTTGGTCTTCTAGGCTCAGTTATTTGCTCGACTTCCACATCCGGTTCTATTCCTATACGATGTATGTCTTTTCCATTCGGTGTTAGATAATGCGTCGTTGTAAGATAAAGCGTTCCTCCGTTGGAAAGTGGGAAGGCAGTTTGAACCGACCCTTTTCCAAAGGTTTTTCTTCCCACTATTTTTGCAATGTTGTTTTCTTTCAAAGCTGCTGTTAAAATCTCGGAAGCAGATGCCGAGCCGTTGTTTACAAGTACCACAATTGGAGCGTTGGGATAATTGTTTCCTGTTGATTCGTACACCTCTTCTATTCCAAAGGCGTTTTTCGTTTTTACTATGATGCCCTTGTCTACGAAAAGACTTGCCACATCTATAACGCTGCTCAAGTAACCACCAGGATTATCGCGAAGATCGATTATCAAACCTTTGATACCTTTTGAAAACAGTTCATCCAAAGCTTGTTTGGTTTCGTCAAAGGTCTTAGCAGCAAACCTTGTTATCAAGATGTATCCAACTCTTCCTTTTGATGTTTCAACAAAAGCGTATTTAACTGGAATTATTCGAATAACTTCGCGCACTATTTCAAAGATCAATGGTTCAGGTTCACCCTGCCTGATAACTTTGATTTTCACCGAAGTTCCAGGTGTTCCTCTAAGCTTTCTGACTGCTTGCATGTAGGTCATTTCCCTAACAGGTTGACCGTCGATTTCAACTATCAAATCTCCTGATTGTAAACCTGCCCGCCATGCCGGGGTACCGTACATCGGTGCGACAACCTTAACTGCTTTGTATTCACTATCATACGTCACCTCGATTCCAAGGCCACCGTATTCACCTTCCATTTCAATTTGTTTCTCTTCGGTTCCCTCGGGATTTTCATAGTACGAAAAATCATCTCCAAGTCCTTTTACAAGCCCATCTATTGCCGAATCGATAAGCTTGTTCAAATCGATTTTGTCTTTTTCATAATAGGCGTTGATTATGTAGCTTAAGCTTTGGTAAAAAGGTTCCAAAGCTCTGTTAACATCCTTTGCGGTTATTGCACCGGCTAGTAACCAACTTGATAGAACCACAGCTACTGAGAGAATAACTAGCGCCAGAAAATTTTTCTTTTTCATTTTTATACCTCCTTAAAATATTTTTTCCGTGCAAAAATCATGTAAGCTGTGTGAGCAACCATTCGATCGAATGGTCGTAAACGTTCTGGATTGGTTTTATACTGTCTGAAAAGGCTTTCCCATATTTCGATTTGAAAAAATCCATTTTTTTGAAGTTCATCGACAACTTGTTGAACTTGATTGGTCGTAGGGCAAACTATTGCCAAATTTCCTGATCCAATCAAGCTATCGTAGCATTGTCGAATGTAGTTCCATGGATCGGGAACATCTAAGAATATCGCATCCACAACTTCATCAAAACCTTCGGATATATCCTTCAGCTTCAACACGACTCTATCTAGAAGTCCCCATTTTCTTAAATTTTCCTCGGCTAGCTTAAGAAACTCTTCCCGTTTTTCGTAGGCAAAAACTTTTCCACAACTTCCAACGGCTCTGGCAAGGGCTGCGCACATTGCTCCACTTCCAACACCTGCATCTATAACTTTATCACCTTCTTTGACATCGAGCATAAGAAGGATAAACCCCATGTCCTTTGGGTAAACTATTTGCGTTTTCCTTTTCATGTGGTAAATTTCATCGACAAATCTTGGCCTAAGTGCAACAAATTTTTGCCCAGTATGGGTGTGAAAGGTCCCACCAAAGGGCTTGTCAACCAATTCTTCCGTTTTTATTATTCCCTTATGTGTTCCAATTTGTTTTCCATCTACCGTGAAAATGAATTCACTTTCATCTTCAAATACAGCCATCACGTTATCTCCAAGCTTTATGAATTCTCTGCTCATAACCCACCACGCCCAATCAATGTTGATAGGATTGTACAGGAAAAGTCACCCAGATCTCCCTTGGAAAACTGTACCTTATATCCACGTATTTTGCAAGAACTTCTGACCTTTTTCCATCGATGAGTATGTAAACCCTATCCAACATACCAAAGGTATTGAAGATGCTGAAAAGAACTTGATGCAAAAAATATCTCTCTTGAAGAAAATCAAAGGCTTTCAAACTGGAGGATTTAAGGTCCAAAACCAAAGCAGTTTCAACAAAAAAGTATGCGTTTAAAACATCTGCAGGTACGAAGGTTTTAAAATTGCTCGAAGGACTTGCCAGTTTGTTGAAGATTGCCAGAACGATATCTTCATCTTTTTGAAAGGACACATTTACCACAGATGGATTCAAATGATCGTCGAAATAAACAACTTTGGCATTTGCTGCAAGCAACAACATTGGAACAACAGCGATTATGACCAACACGAAAAACATTCTCATTTTATCAATTCCTCCAATTGTGTAACAACCTCATTCAATAGATCCTCATCTTCAACCAACACGAGAAAAGAAACTCGGTTCAACGGTAAGCACACTAGCGGGCAAATTTCCAGTTTTAAGTTGAACTGCTCGCACAATTTTGATGCTAGGTTTCGAGTTAAAGAATAAACGTACCAATCTGCTCCTTCAAAATCTGGAGAGTAAGGCCTGATTATTATTCTGTTATCTCCTTTTGCATAAAGTAAAAGTATTTTTTCTTTTGAAGCCTCAACCCAACGCTCAATTGGAAGTATCTGAATTTCCATGCTTGCAGCTGGTAATCTTCCAAGAATTAATTTGATCAAACCTTCAGATGTCGCAACTTTTTGAAGTTTTGAACCAGGTTCTAGATCAAAGCTAACAATTTCTTCCCCAGCGTTGAAAAACTTATCTTTCCATCCTACCGTTCCTTTGCTGACAAGTTTTATCCTGCCTTTTTCCTCAATCATTTCCAATTTGTTTTCTCCGTTAAAAACTATTTCGATTATTTCACCAGTTTTTGATATGTCCCATACGATCATTTCGGCAAGGTATATCGTTTCTCCTTGCTTGAAAAACGGTATACCAAAGATTTGCATGACTTTGTCAAAGGGCACAAATTCTACCTTTTGTGTAATTCCGTCCAAATTCAGCAAATTACTGGATTTTGAATAACCCACAACGTGATTGTTCCAAACCAAATATTCAAAACCTCCAACTGCACCAAGTTTTGGTTTGGGAAGACGAAGATATGCCATATAATTGTCAAAGACTTTTACGAACGTTTCCCACGGTAAGCCCGATTCCTTTGATGAATAAAGGATCTTGTCACCTAAGATCAGTTGGTAGGCAAGCAGAACTTCGATTATCGTGATTGTCAAAACAACGACTAGCAAAAATCTCAATATTTAAACACACTCCTTCCAATGAATTCTCTTAGAATAGATGTTCTTGGTATGTCTTCGATGTTGGTCACAGGTAAGAAATAATCCAAAAGCTTCATCAATCTCAGTGCTTCAGAGTATTCTGGCTCACTTTGCTGAATTTGAATGAGTAATTGTTCAGCAAATATTTTTAAAACCGCTAGTTCGTATACGATGGCAGAATTAAACATGACATCGGCTTCTTCTTGAAATGGGAATATGTATCTTTCCTCACCCCTTCTGACACTAGGCCACATTCTCAGCGTTACCAAAGCCGAATGACCTCTGAACTTATAATCTCTCACAAGCCTTCTTATCAATCTTGTATCGGTTGTCGTAATTCTGTTGTGCGGGTCTAAGTTGAGTTGCGTTAAAGCACTGACGTAAATTTTAAATTTCAACGATCTATCTATAGATTTCGTCAGCTCTTCGTTTAGGCCATGAATTCCTTCAATCACGATTGGTTGATTCTTTTCAAGTTTAATTTTCCTACCAATCCACGTCCTTTTTCCCAATTTGAAATCGAACTTTGGAATCTCAACTTCTTTTCCTTCCAGCAAGGCTGTTAAATGTTCGTTGAACAAGGAAATGTCTATGGCGTTGATTGATTCAAAGTCATAGTTACCTTCTTCATCCCTTGGAGTAAATTCTCTGTCGACAAAGTAATCGTCCAAGGAGA
Proteins encoded in this region:
- a CDS encoding efflux RND transporter permease subunit: MALSAIVVKYHRLIVVIFSSLAIVLGYFAFAKFSVDSNLASLAPKGENFYTEQLDFLKEKMSSNVLVVVTYANGDVEKTLKILAELKEAFESSGYIQETMKVDDPEIFIKYGFLTVEASNFDKIFSTFDPSLGNFLDFEEWRKIVASSASAYNLISDYARRSDIEKYVLISPDKEIALINFVLKDDFTNISVMNKVVAELKKIASNLEKQWSTKFLFTGTPAGVYESNQQVKKDFALTTMISLGGICAIILAGFGSFAVLVLLFISMIVAMLITLGFVNLVLGEINIVTSFVNAMLLGLGIDYGIYVISRIAFFSSEKRVDESSVSAALNELAKPSIVALLTTIGAFGSMFLGLSKPFVQMAIFAIFGMVSFYLTMMLFLPALILTLKVQFKETRRKLLGNFIFNNKLRRIFKISMLIALIIFIPLGIQNLSNYWYTPSGLVSDKAESAIAFNKVKQSFQKVGLGEICLLADNLEDLKRLEGIVKNSGFLVEPLSVLNILELASNKTLEDLPEVYRQVFQIVNNPFLSAIFHRVGIYPQLLEMLRFVRSTNNLEDIVMELKKDVPMVFYEQNGKSYFVLYTDGIENIYQANRLKNVFNYFEQNNVKVYGYPALLYEVMKEMKKTIYFLGILVFLGVFAAVLLTLRSLRKALFITTLLLLSIITTFGIGKILGFHTTFLTLLIFPVLTGIGVDGFVHATFAIERKEKNLISKTLHSISLSSFTTTAAFGSFTLAQGKLLSEFGSLMAIGFFVNYLLVIYLTSFYKGGGNDENRHDD
- a CDS encoding S41 family peptidase; this translates as MKKKNFLALVILSVAVVLSSWLLAGAITAKDVNRALEPFYQSLSYIINAYYEKDKIDLNKLIDSAIDGLVKGLGDDFSYYENPEGTEEKQIEMEGEYGGLGIEVTYDSEYKAVKVVAPMYGTPAWRAGLQSGDLIVEIDGQPVREMTYMQAVRKLRGTPGTSVKIKVIRQGEPEPLIFEIVREVIRIIPVKYAFVETSKGRVGYILITRFAAKTFDETKQALDELFSKGIKGLIIDLRDNPGGYLSSVIDVASLFVDKGIIVKTKNAFGIEEVYESTGNNYPNAPIVVLVNNGSASASEILTAALKENNIAKIVGRKTFGKGSVQTAFPLSNGGTLYLTTTHYLTPNGKDIHRIGIEPDVEVEQITEPRRPTAVDYTKKTVEIDMNDPFIVKGLEVLLEMIK
- a CDS encoding tRNA (adenine-N1)-methyltransferase: MSREFIKLGDNVMAVFEDESEFIFTVDGKQIGTHKGIIKTEELVDKPFGGTFHTHTGQKFVALRPRFVDEIYHMKRKTQIVYPKDMGFILLMLDVKEGDKVIDAGVGSGAMCAALARAVGSCGKVFAYEKREEFLKLAEENLRKWGLLDRVVLKLKDISEGFDEVVDAIFLDVPDPWNYIRQCYDSLIGSGNLAIVCPTTNQVQQVVDELQKNGFFQIEIWESLFRQYKTNPERLRPFDRMVAHTAYMIFARKKYFKEV
- a CDS encoding GerMN domain-containing protein translates to MRMFFVLVIIAVVPMLLLAANAKVVYFDDHLNPSVVNVSFQKDEDIVLAIFNKLASPSSNFKTFVPADVLNAYFFVETALVLDLKSSSLKAFDFLQERYFLHQVLFSIFNTFGMLDRVYILIDGKRSEVLAKYVDIRYSFPREIWVTFPVQSYQH
- a CDS encoding DUF4941 domain-containing protein, translated to MRFLLVVVLTITIIEVLLAYQLILGDKILYSSKESGLPWETFVKVFDNYMAYLRLPKPKLGAVGGFEYLVWNNHVVGYSKSSNLLNLDGITQKVEFVPFDKVMQIFGIPFFKQGETIYLAEMIVWDISKTGEIIEIVFNGENKLEMIEEKGRIKLVSKGTVGWKDKFFNAGEEIVSFDLEPGSKLQKVATSEGLIKLILGRLPAASMEIQILPIERWVEASKEKILLLYAKGDNRIIIRPYSPDFEGADWYVYSLTRNLASKLCEQFNLKLEICPLVCLPLNRVSFLVLVEDEDLLNEVVTQLEELIK